CCGTATCGGGAAGAAAAAACGTTGCATTTTTTTCCAATAGAATGCACTGAATATGAACGATCGGCAACCGCTTTTCCCGGAACAGCGCCAATGCTTCTTGAGCATGGGCTGCCGCTTGATCGGTATTGGCTAATTCATTTCTGCCTCCCTGGAAATAATCTTTCTGAATGTCTACCAATACTAACGCTGTATTCATGGTACACGGCTCCTTTACTTGTAGTTAGTGAGTTTCTAAAAGTATTATAGTCTCGATGTAATGAGCCGTGAATTACCCACTTTTTTGTGGGTATGGGTGTAATAAGTTTAGATCTTGTAGCTGATGCCTTTGCGGTCTAGAAGTTCGGTTTGACCCCATTCCACCATGTACTCGATACCTATCTCCTGCATGATCAGTACCGCGTCCAACAGCTTTCTCCCGCGTTCGGTAAGAAAGTATTCTACATGCAGCGGATATCCTTCGGTTTTGATTTTATCCACGATTCCGCAAGATTGCAGTTCTCTTAAATGCTGCAGCAGCATCTTTTGGGTGATTTGGTCGATATCCCGCTCCAATTGAGCCAAGGACGTATTCCCATCCTTCAATTGAAAGATGATCATTGTTTTCCATTTGCCTTTAATAATGTCATGAACAACCTCTAACGGGCAGGTACACTGCTCCCGAATTATCATAGAATTCACCTCGATGCGATCATTTCAAACCATGCGCCCACGCGATCATTTTCTGATCAGATAAGGAACCTCGGAGAGCCAATCCGGAATCGGAGAGCCAATCCGGGATGCCCTCCCTCTCCCTTGCTGGAACGGGCACTTTCCTACGAACCAAAAAGTGCCTGCTTACATGAATTTGTTCTTTGTTTTATCGTAATGGTAATCATCATACCAGATCAAACGATAATTAAGGAGTGTTAATGTCATGAAAAAAATAGGAGTCGGCATCATCGGAGCAAGCACGAACGGCACATGGGGAGGGCTTGCGCATGTTCCAGCGCTGCTGGCGCTTCCGGAAGAAGGGGACTTGGTGCTGCAGTCGAACGATAACTTTATGTTTCAAATCGATTCCTTTACGGTAAAGGGGACGCAGCGCAGCAAAAACCTCGAAGTTCTGCCCGTTCCGGAGCAATACATCGCGCTGCCCGCCGCACTGGCTCCCGGTCCGGCCTACAACGTTGCCGGTCTGTATCGGCAAATATCAGCCGATCTTCAGGACAACTCGCATACGGCACCTGATTTTCGCACCGCTTTGGAGGTTCACCGGTTGATCGATGCCGTTCAGCGGGCTGCGGATACCGGGATCAGGCAGCTGGTAAAATGATCCATGTTTGATTTCGATTTAGACTTTCCGGCCAGGGTCGCCTCGGAGATTCGCAGACGTATCCATAATAAGCAAAGTCCCGAACGGATTTGTGCCGATCGGGACTTCGTTTTTGCACGGATGATTTTACTTGTTATGCCCGTGCTGTGTCGCAACGACTTCCCAAACGACAGGCGTCGAGAGGTTGCCGGCCGTGTCGGTCGCCTGCACCGTAATCCGGTTGCGGCCTTGCTTCAGCGGTACGACAACGGAGTAGGTGAGATCCGGGTTCACGACGGCGGCGATGTCGTTCGCCGTTACGGTCCCCGGCTCGCTCAGCTTGCCTTTGATCGTATAATCTCCTTCCGGTGACCGATCGTCCATACCTTGGTTGCCGATCCGCGGATTTGTGATGGTGACGGCCGGAGGAGTGATGTCATAGGTGATGATCAGCTTAGCGGGGGTCGCCTTGTTGCCGAGCAGGTCGGCGGCTTCCACCGTAAATTCGTTCGCGCCTTCCAGCAGCCGGACGGTCCGCGCAAACCGCAGGTTCGCGTCGACAGGAACTTCGGCGCCGTTAATCCATACGTTGGACGGCTCGCTGACCTTACCGGAGATGGAATAGACCGCCGTATTGACCGAAACGCTGCGCTGATCGAGGCGAAGCGCCGGCGGGATGGAGTCGACGAACAACGTGATGGACACCGGCTCGGCGGAAATTCCGTTTGTGTCGACCGCTTCGACTTTAATCGCATTGTCGCCCTGCTCAAGCTGCAGCGTGGCCGCGAACTTCAAATTCGCTCCGACTGTTGCCGGCTTGCCGTTTACTTTTACCGCCGCCGCTCTGTTCACGCTTCCGGTTACCTTATAAGTCGCTTCGGTGACGGAGCCGCTTTGCTGGTCCAGCTTGATGACAAGCGGACCGGCCGGCGTGACGGATACCGGGTCGGAATAAGCGCCTTCGAGCGTGCTGTTCGCCGCCGCTACCGCATAAATGTAAGTTTGGTCGTAAGGCAACCCTTTGTCCGTGTAGACGAGTCCGGTTTGACCGGAAGCGATCAGCCTGAAGCGTCCGGCTTCGCTGTCTTTACGGTAAATGTTATACGAGAGCGCATCCGTTACCGCGTTCCAGCTGATTTGCGCCGCATTGCCGTACACCGCTGCGGTCACTCCGCCCGGCGCGCTCAGCGCCGGGACGCCGACCCGGATGTTATCGAGGTACTCGTTCACCGCGTTTTTGGCGGACGACAGGAAGTCGATCGCGCTTAATTTGGCGGCGTCGGGCCAGCCTCTGTCCTTGTGGAACGGAACGGTGCCCGTCGAAACGCCGTCTATGAACACTTCGACCATTTGCGTTTTAATATCGGCCACCGCTTTCACATGGTACCATGTATTCGGCTTAAACTCGTTGTTCTTCGGCAGCGGCACCGCTTTCCCGTTGCTTGTGTCCGTATTGCGGTAATAGAAGCAGTATTCGGTCGGACAGCCCGCCCCATATCCCGTGAAAATCTCGACGTACTGCTTGCCGAACGCCGTATCGAGCAGCCGGAGCACCCTCGGGTAATCGGCCCCGTCCTTCTGCATGACGTCGACTTCGGCGATGACGGTGCCCGTTTGTTCCGGGAATTTCCTAGACGCCCTTGTTTGCGTGGATCCGGTATTGTTGTCGTAAAGGTTCAGCAGCTTGCCGGAACTGTTGCCCGCAGGGGCGGGCGGTACCGCATCGACCATCACCTTGTTGATATCCGTTCCCGGGGTGGGCCTTGTATCGTAGCCTACCGGAATCGTGCCGTTCACCGCGTTTTCGAAATCGTCGTTAATCAGGAAAACCGCGGCCGGAGTTCCGAGCAGCGCCCCATTGCGCTCCTCCGAGTTTTCTATGCTTTCGCCATAGGAGTTGACGGATTTGATCACGTAAAAATAGTTCACACCCGGTTCGACCTGCGTATCCGTATATTCCGTAGCGGGAACCGTCGCTATCGTCGTGTACGGTCCGCTTGGCGTCAGGCTGCGCTTCACCTGATAAGCGGTCGCTCTTTCCGCCGGAGACCAGGTAATTTGCAAGTCCGCTTCGCTTCTCGACACGCTGACACCCGTCGCCTTGTAAGGAATCGGATCGAATTTCGCGAAATTCATTTGAGAAAACAGCGATTTGTTGTAGTTTTCGATCAGGTTGTTTTCCTTGGCCGCATCCGCCATCAGCCCGATGTACACTTCGTCCGCATCCAGCTGCATGGAAGCAACAGGTGTCCACGTCGTTCCGGTGAGCGACATGTAGCCGGTCACCGTATGGCCGAATTTGACGATTCTCACGTAATACGGCGGATTGATCGACGGGAGCGGCGGCGTTTCCGCCATGCTGCCTCCTTCGGTGTCTCTCGTGTAAAATTCCGCCACGTGGCCGTCGCCCCGTACGGCAAGGCCCATCATCGCCATACGCGCGCCCGGCGTCAGCTTCTCCCTGATCATCACACCGGCTTTGGCCAGCGGAGTCGTGTGCGTAATTTTATCGATCCGGGCGCTCAGCTCGCCGTCGCCGGCCAGCTTTTGGTAGACGAATTGGAACGACTCGTCCCCGCCTGGGCCGGAAAGGTTGCCTGCGCTTTTCAGCGTCAGCACGCCGTCGTTCAGGTTGGCATGACCCGGCAAGCCCGGGTGGCCTACATCCGTGGCGTTCCAGGGCGCGATGTCTCCGAAGCCGTTGACGTGCACCGGCACCGCCGCAGAATCGGTGGACGTTCCGCTGTTATCGATCGCTTTGGCGATCAGGTAATAGGTGCCCTCCGGAACGTTGGCCCACGTGAATTGGAACGGAGCGTTATCGTCCTCGCCCATCTTGACGTCACCGTTGTAAAACTCCACCTTGCTGACGGTACCGTCCGGATCCGATGCATTCGCTTCGATCGTTATTGCGCTGCCCGCATCCGTTATCGTATTGATCGCAGGGGACGTGATGCGCACCTCCGGGTTTTGCGAGCCGCTGCCGATTATGGAGTTCAGGTAATTTTCCAAATTCGTGTATCCGTTCGCGGCAATCCCGTTGCGATCTGCAGCATCTCCCGGATTCAGCCCATGGGGGGTCTCCCAATCGTCCGGCATGCCGTCATGATCCGAATCCGCAGGCACCGGGCCGCTCTTCAGCTCCGGCCAGCCGCCGACTTCGCTCTGCGAATTGATTTGCCGCCCCGTACGGTTGCGAATATCGGCGACGATGCGGGCGTCAACGGAATCGCGTTTCGGCAAAATCGCCCCGGCGCCGCCCAGCACAAGGTCATACGTTTCCTCCGGCGTATGGGTCGTTACCGGCGCTGCGGGCACCGGTTCGGCCAGCTTCACGTTGCCGGAAGTAAAATCGTGAACGCCGAGCCAGTTGTCCGCTGTCACGCTCGGGGAACCGTCGATATAGTTGCCGCTGATGTACCAGTTGCCGATGTCGCCGACTTCGTCGAGCACGAGATCTCTTTTGTCCAGCACCGTGTCGGGGCCGTATTTGTTATAGTTGTTGATCATGTTGATGTTCGCGCTGTTGCCGCCGTATGCGGTTTTATAATTCAAGTTGTAAACGACGTTGTTGCGGTAGTCGAGATTGCGTTTGTCCTCTTCCGTTCTCCCTTTGAAACGGGGGTTCCGGCTGCTGTTATGCACCAAAATATTGTGGTGGTACGTGTTGTTGCCGGCTCCCCACAAGCCGCCGAAGCCGTGGCGCCCTTTTTCGTGGCGAGACATGTGCAGCGCTTCGCCGACGATGGACCACTGCACCGTTAAATTGTCGACGCCTTGCGGAGACAATACCTCATCGATCGCCCATGAAAACGAGCAGTGGTCGAGAATGATGTTTTTCCGGTTATCGATCGTAAAGGCGTCCGCATCGGAAGGGGACTTGTCGCCCATGCGAAACCGCATATAGCGGATGATCACATTGTCCGCTTTCAGGTACGTCGGATAATTGCCTACCGCGATTCCGTCTCCCGGCGCCGTTTGTCCGGCGATCGTCAAGTTCGAGCCGGTAATATTAAGCGGCGATTCCAGCATAACGGTGCCGGATACGCGGAACACGACGGTGCGGTTGCCTTGACTGACCGCATCCCTGAGCGAACCGGGGCCGGAGTCGTTCAGATTCGTCACCTCATACACTTCTCCGCCGCGCCCGCCGGTGGTGTACATGCCTCCGCCTTCGGCTCCCGGGAAAGCGGGAAGCGGATCGGGCGTCGCCGGCGTGTCGTTCGCCTGGACCGGAACGGCGGCTGCAAGCAGGGCGGCAGATAAGAGCGACGAACATATGAGCTTTTTCAGTTTCATTACCGATACCTCCTTTGAATCGGATGTTCTCGTTCAGTTTTCATGTACACGGTCCGTTATCCCGCGTTTCAAATCACCCCCTTCTTCCGGCAAGTTGTGGATATTCCTGAAAATGTAACCGCTTCCTAAAAAAGAAACAACCCCCTGTGAATAAAAATTATACAGGGGAACCGCTGCGGCCATTATAGGCCGAATATTTCTTTTCATAGGGTTGTCGAACTATCCGGAGTAATAAAAAATAAACGGCTATTGCAATCCACCGTTCTGTTGGATATAATCAAGCTTAAATCTTGCGAAGGGGTCGAACGATATGATTAACTTGATGTTCGTACAACTTCATCATTACAAGCAGCGTTAGCACGCCTGAATTTACCAGGGTGGGCTAACGCTTTTCGCGCTGGCCTCCCTGCAGCATACCACGCGCGCAGGACCAAGAGGTCCTGCGCTCAGCCTGTTGAAAAACCCAACAGGCTACTTTTTCGTTCAATATCTTTAACAAATTACCGCGTTAATATGTTATAATGTAAATATACTCTTAAGGCGGTGGATCCTATGCTTCGCTCTAATCCGAATGTCCAAAATGAATATGAATTGGTGTGTATCGAGGAACTGGTTCATCCAGATCATCCTCTTCGTAAAGTACATAAGCATATCGACTTTTCCTTTATTCTCGACTTAGTCCGTCCTTATTACTGCGAGGATAATGGACGTCCCTCGGCAGATCCCATCATGCTTTTCAAGATGCTATTGATCGGGTATCTTGACGGCATTCGCTCCGAACGACGGTTGGAAAGAGAGGTTTTCTCTAATAATGCTTATCGATGGTTTCTGGGGCTTGGGCTCAAGGATCGCGTGCCGGATCATAGCACCCTTAGCTACTTTCGTGAACGTCTTCAAGAAGGCGATGTACTTCAACAAATCTTCGACCGGGTCGTTCTGCTTGCTATTCAACATCGTCTCGTTGCCGGTCGGGTACTTATCACCGACTCAACTCATCTTAAGGCCAATGCGAATAAACGAAAGTTTGTTCAAGAGGAAGTAACCAAGAGTACGAAGGCCTACATGGAAGAACTGGACGAAGCAATTCGTGCCGATCGCGAGGCTCATGGAAAAAAGCTTTAAAGCCACGAGAGGAGGTGGAAGAAACCAAACTAACGAAGGTAAGCACAACCGATCCGGAGAGCGGTTATATGGTGCGGGACGGTAAGCCGGAAGGCTTTTTCTATCTCGATCATCGGACCGTCGACCACAAATACAACATCATCATGGATGTCCACGTCACTGCCGGCAATGTTCACGATTCTGTCCCTTACATAGAGCGTTTGGAACATATCATCAAGAAGTTTAAATTCGAAAAAACACTGGAAGCCGTCGCACTGGATGCAGGTTACTTCACGTCGCACATTTGCAAAAAGCTTCAAGACAAGAAAATATACGCGGTCATCGGAGGTAGAGCCTTTACCCCAGTTAAAGGATTAATGGCTAAGTGGCGATTTAAGTATGATGCGGAGAACAATGTGTATATATGTCCACAAAAACACGAATTGAAATATACGACAACGGATCGCGAAGGCTACAGACAGTATAAGTCGGATCCGAATCATTGTGCGAACTGCCCCATGCTCAAAGAATGTACCCGGTCCCGGAATCACCAAAAAGTCATCACCAGGCATGTATGGCAGGATAGTAAAGAGTGGGTAAAACAAAACGGTAGAAGCAAGTCCGGCAAATATCTCTACCGCTTACGATACCAGACGATTGAGCGAAGCTTCGCGGATGCCAAAGAGCTCCATGGGCTTCGCTACTGCCGGTTCCGCGGCCGAAACAAAGTGCAGCAGCAAGCATTACTGACTGCACTATGTCAAAACATTAAAAAGATCGCCAATATCCTGGCTAAAAGGGCCGGATAAGAGGCGATCTTCTATTTTTAGGGCTAAATTCAAAAAATGATCCTACAAAAGCCCCGAAAAACCGGGGCTTTGTCAACAATCTGCGCGCAGGACCAAGAGGTCCTGCGCTTTTGTGCGCTTGGCAGCGCATCGTACTAACGGGTGAAAGTCCCGAGCGCACCGCGGGGTGGCGGAAGCGCATAGCCGACTGGTAGTGCTCTGGCCGTAAGGGAGGGTGCGGAGGATCAGAAGGCAAAACCCGGAACAGGCGGCATGAACCATGTTGGCTGGCGAAGCCGGATAACCCTGCAAGAGAAGGGGACGTCCTATACCACCATAGGCTTCGAAAGTTAGGAGGACTGGATTCGGGGGAAAGACGATGACGTGACCCAAGGAGGGCTTATCGTCTTCCGCATAGCGGTAAACTCTTTTCAAGGCTTATAGGGCTAAGACAGAATGATGGATGGTGAGCAGTCATACGAAGGGATAGTAGTGAGAAAGCTTGCCGGAAAAGCCGCAATGGCAAGTGAACCGACACCAACGTTGTCGGTGCAAGCTTAGACCCAAAAGGCAAAGACTTGGTGCGAAGCCCGGAACCGTGGAAGAAAAGCATAACCACCTAGGAAGCCGTCATGTGCCAGACAGAAGCCGGGGAGCCAAGAAGAGCGAAGAGCCGGGGCTGAACAAAAGGGTAGGCCGTCTGGGGCGGAGTACCGAAGGGGAACCGGAAAGGCTGAA
The window above is part of the Paenibacillus hamazuiensis genome. Proteins encoded here:
- a CDS encoding winged helix-turn-helix transcriptional regulator, with product MIIREQCTCPLEVVHDIIKGKWKTMIIFQLKDGNTSLAQLERDIDQITQKMLLQHLRELQSCGIVDKIKTEGYPLHVEYFLTERGRKLLDAVLIMQEIGIEYMVEWGQTELLDRKGISYKI
- a CDS encoding Ig-like domain-containing protein, with protein sequence MKLKKLICSSLLSAALLAAAVPVQANDTPATPDPLPAFPGAEGGGMYTTGGRGGEVYEVTNLNDSGPGSLRDAVSQGNRTVVFRVSGTVMLESPLNITGSNLTIAGQTAPGDGIAVGNYPTYLKADNVIIRYMRFRMGDKSPSDADAFTIDNRKNIILDHCSFSWAIDEVLSPQGVDNLTVQWSIVGEALHMSRHEKGRHGFGGLWGAGNNTYHHNILVHNSSRNPRFKGRTEEDKRNLDYRNNVVYNLNYKTAYGGNSANINMINNYNKYGPDTVLDKRDLVLDEVGDIGNWYISGNYIDGSPSVTADNWLGVHDFTSGNVKLAEPVPAAPVTTHTPEETYDLVLGGAGAILPKRDSVDARIVADIRNRTGRQINSQSEVGGWPELKSGPVPADSDHDGMPDDWETPHGLNPGDAADRNGIAANGYTNLENYLNSIIGSGSQNPEVRITSPAINTITDAGSAITIEANASDPDGTVSKVEFYNGDVKMGEDDNAPFQFTWANVPEGTYYLIAKAIDNSGTSTDSAAVPVHVNGFGDIAPWNATDVGHPGLPGHANLNDGVLTLKSAGNLSGPGGDESFQFVYQKLAGDGELSARIDKITHTTPLAKAGVMIREKLTPGARMAMMGLAVRGDGHVAEFYTRDTEGGSMAETPPLPSINPPYYVRIVKFGHTVTGYMSLTGTTWTPVASMQLDADEVYIGLMADAAKENNLIENYNKSLFSQMNFAKFDPIPYKATGVSVSRSEADLQITWSPAERATAYQVKRSLTPSGPYTTIATVPATEYTDTQVEPGVNYFYVIKSVNSYGESIENSEERNGALLGTPAAVFLINDDFENAVNGTIPVGYDTRPTPGTDINKVMVDAVPPAPAGNSSGKLLNLYDNNTGSTQTRASRKFPEQTGTVIAEVDVMQKDGADYPRVLRLLDTAFGKQYVEIFTGYGAGCPTEYCFYYRNTDTSNGKAVPLPKNNEFKPNTWYHVKAVADIKTQMVEVFIDGVSTGTVPFHKDRGWPDAAKLSAIDFLSSAKNAVNEYLDNIRVGVPALSAPGGVTAAVYGNAAQISWNAVTDALSYNIYRKDSEAGRFRLIASGQTGLVYTDKGLPYDQTYIYAVAAANSTLEGAYSDPVSVTPAGPLVIKLDQQSGSVTEATYKVTGSVNRAAAVKVNGKPATVGANLKFAATLQLEQGDNAIKVEAVDTNGISAEPVSITLFVDSIPPALRLDQRSVSVNTAVYSISGKVSEPSNVWINGAEVPVDANLRFARTVRLLEGANEFTVEAADLLGNKATPAKLIITYDITPPAVTITNPRIGNQGMDDRSPEGDYTIKGKLSEPGTVTANDIAAVVNPDLTYSVVVPLKQGRNRITVQATDTAGNLSTPVVWEVVATQHGHNK
- a CDS encoding IS1182 family transposase (programmed frameshift), whose amino-acid sequence is MLRSNPNVQNEYELVCIEELVHPDHPLRKVHKHIDFSFILDLVRPYYCEDNGRPSADPIMLFKMLLIGYLDGIRSERRLEREVFSNNAYRWFLGLGLKDRVPDHSTLSYFRERLQEGDVLQQIFDRVVLLAIQHRLVAGRVLITDSTHLKANANKRKFVQEEVTKSTKAYMEELDEAIRADREAHGKKPLKPREEVEETKLTKVSTTDPESGYMVRDGKPEGFFYLDHRTVDHKYNIIMDVHVTAGNVHDSVPYIERLEHIIKKFKFEKTLEAVALDAGYFTSHICKKLQDKKIYAVIGGRAFTPVKGLMAKWRFKYDAENNVYICPQKHELKYTTTDREGYRQYKSDPNHCANCPMLKECTRSRNHQKVITRHVWQDSKEWVKQNGRSKSGKYLYRLRYQTIERSFADAKELHGLRYCRFRGRNKVQQQALLTALCQNIKKIANILAKRAG